The nucleotide window GGACGAGGCGCGCGAAATCATCCAGGAGGCGCGCATGGCCTTCCGGCTCCAGGCGCTCGTGTGCGACGAGCTGGCCCGGGGCGCGACGGGAATCTCCCCGCCGTCGGGCGGCTACCGGGGCGGGTTCAGCGCCTCCCAGTAGTTGGGCAGTCCGCGCAGGTGGTTGCCGCCGTCCACGTCCAGGCTCTCGCCCGTCACCCAGACGGAGTCCTCGGAGCACAGGAACATCACCACCCGCGCCACCTCGTCCGCCAGCGCGTGCGCGCGCCCCAGCGGCGTGCGCGCCAACAGCTCGCGGTGCATCGTCGGCCCCTCGATGAAGGCCGCGGCCTGGGGCGTGTGGGTGGCGCCCGGCGCGACGACATTCACGCGGATGTTGTGACGCCCCAGCTCCAGCGCCGCCGCGCGTGAGAGCTGGGCGAGCGCCGCCTTGGACGCGCTGTAGTGCCCCAGGCCCTCCGACACCACCGTCTGGCACAGCGACGAGACATTCACGACCGCGCCCGGCTGATTCCGGGCGATGAGCGCGCGGGCGAAGGTCTTCAAGCAGAGGAAGGGCCCCTTCAGGTTCACCGCGAACAGCCTGTCCAGTTCGTCCTCGGGCAGGTCCATCAGCAGCGACAGCGACACCGTGCCCGCGTTGTTCACCAGGATGCCGGGCAGCCCCAGCTCGCGCGTGGCGCACTCGTGGGCACGCTCGACGTCGTCCACCCGACACACGTCTCCCGCGAAGGGGACGGCGCGCGCGCGCCCCTCCGCCTCGCGATTGAGACGCTCGGCCGCCTCCACCACCTTCGTCTCCGTGCGTCCGAAAACGAGCACGTGGGTGCCCTCGCGCATGAGCCGCGAGGCGACGGCCAGACCGATTCCCTGCGCACCACCCGTGACGATGGCGCATTGAGAGAGGAGCTTCACCGTTCTCACCCCCGAGTGTCGTGTCTCTCGGAAGCTAGCAAT belongs to Myxococcus fulvus and includes:
- a CDS encoding SDR family NAD(P)-dependent oxidoreductase, yielding MKLLSQCAIVTGGAQGIGLAVASRLMREGTHVLVFGRTETKVVEAAERLNREAEGRARAVPFAGDVCRVDDVERAHECATRELGLPGILVNNAGTVSLSLLMDLPEDELDRLFAVNLKGPFLCLKTFARALIARNQPGAVVNVSSLCQTVVSEGLGHYSASKAALAQLSRAAALELGRHNIRVNVVAPGATHTPQAAAFIEGPTMHRELLARTPLGRAHALADEVARVVMFLCSEDSVWVTGESLDVDGGNHLRGLPNYWEALNPPR